The Rhodocytophaga rosea genome has a segment encoding these proteins:
- a CDS encoding amidophosphoribosyltransferase, which yields MSDQIKHECGIAFIRLRKPYSYYIEKYGTPLYGLNKLYLLMEKQHNRGQDGAGVAVIKIGVKPGSRYISRYRSIDTQPITSIFEKINKKFKKSMKHNKAHAKDAEWLKENVAFTGEVLLGHLRYGTHGMNSVENCHPMLRQNNWRSRNLVVAGNFNMTNVDDLFGKLISLGQHPKEKVDTVTVMEKIGHFLDEENQRIFELYKDQYTNEEMSHIIEEKMDIPRVLRRSCRDFDGGYAMAGIMGHGSSFVARDPAGIRPAYYYADDEVVVVASEKPAIKTTFNIDYSQIKEITPGHALIVNKEGEYGEYKFIEPLEKKSCSFERIYFSRGSDPDIYNERKELGRLLVPQVLEAVEYDLENTVFSYIPNTAETAFLGMVEGLQDFLVQQRKEVILEGKVKGDELYKILSFRPRVEKLVIKDAKLRTFITDDAHRDDLVAHVYDTTYEVIRKGIDTVVLVDDSIVRGTTLEKSILRMLDRLGPKKIVIVSSAPQVRFPDCYGIDMSKMKEFVAFRAMLALLKERKIENMLDDVQAKTRFALLEGRGQQENFVKALYEPFTDEQVSKKIAEIVRPRGLKAEVDVIYQTVKNLNKACPNHTGDWYFTGDYPTRGGNGVVNKAFLNFMEGKVGRAYEIF from the coding sequence ATGAGCGACCAAATTAAGCACGAATGTGGCATTGCATTCATCCGGTTACGTAAGCCTTACAGTTATTACATAGAAAAATACGGCACTCCCTTATATGGCCTCAATAAACTCTACCTGCTGATGGAGAAACAACATAACCGGGGACAGGATGGCGCAGGAGTAGCGGTGATTAAAATCGGGGTCAAACCAGGCAGCCGGTATATCAGCCGTTATCGCTCCATCGACACTCAGCCCATTACTTCTATTTTCGAAAAAATTAATAAGAAATTTAAAAAGTCCATGAAGCATAATAAGGCACATGCCAAAGATGCAGAATGGTTAAAAGAAAATGTAGCTTTTACGGGCGAAGTATTACTGGGACATTTGCGCTATGGTACCCACGGAATGAATAGTGTGGAAAACTGCCATCCGATGCTCCGGCAAAATAACTGGCGCAGCCGCAACCTGGTGGTAGCCGGTAATTTCAATATGACCAATGTAGATGACCTGTTTGGAAAACTTATCTCTCTGGGTCAGCATCCCAAGGAAAAGGTAGATACCGTAACCGTGATGGAGAAAATTGGCCATTTTCTGGATGAAGAAAATCAGCGGATTTTTGAGTTATACAAAGACCAGTATACCAATGAGGAGATGTCGCATATCATTGAAGAGAAAATGGACATTCCCAGGGTTCTTCGGCGTTCGTGCCGGGATTTTGATGGAGGATATGCCATGGCAGGTATTATGGGACATGGATCTTCCTTTGTGGCCCGTGACCCGGCTGGCATACGTCCGGCCTACTATTATGCTGATGATGAGGTGGTTGTAGTTGCCTCTGAAAAACCGGCTATCAAAACTACGTTTAATATAGATTACAGCCAGATTAAAGAAATTACGCCTGGCCATGCCTTAATTGTGAATAAGGAAGGTGAATATGGTGAATATAAATTCATTGAACCCTTGGAAAAGAAATCATGCAGCTTTGAGCGTATTTATTTCTCCCGCGGTTCCGATCCGGATATTTACAATGAACGGAAAGAGCTGGGGCGATTACTGGTTCCGCAAGTACTGGAAGCAGTAGAATATGACCTGGAAAATACGGTTTTCTCCTATATCCCCAATACCGCTGAAACTGCATTTCTGGGGATGGTAGAAGGTTTGCAGGATTTTCTTGTGCAGCAGCGGAAAGAAGTAATTCTTGAAGGTAAAGTAAAAGGAGATGAATTGTATAAAATCCTTTCTTTCCGGCCCAGGGTAGAAAAACTAGTGATTAAAGATGCCAAATTGCGCACATTCATCACTGACGATGCCCACCGGGATGACCTGGTGGCTCACGTATATGATACCACCTATGAAGTAATCCGGAAAGGAATTGATACAGTGGTATTGGTGGATGATTCGATTGTGCGGGGCACCACCCTTGAGAAAAGCATCCTGCGTATGCTCGACAGGCTGGGACCTAAAAAAATTGTAATTGTTTCCTCTGCACCTCAGGTACGTTTTCCCGATTGTTATGGCATCGACATGTCGAAAATGAAGGAATTTGTGGCTTTCCGGGCGATGTTAGCCTTATTGAAAGAACGCAAAATAGAAAACATGCTGGATGATGTACAGGCAAAAACCCGCTTTGCTTTGCTTGAAGGAAGAGGACAACAGGAAAATTTTGTAAAAGCGCTCTATGAACCTTTTACCGACGAGCAGGTATCCAAAAAAATTGCTGAAATCGTACGCCCCAGAGGTTTAAAAGCAGAAGTGGATGTTATTTATCAGACAGTAAAAAACCTCAATAAAGCTTGTCCGAATCATACTGGTGACTGGTATTTCACCGGTGATTATCCTACTCGGGGAGGGAATGGCGTAGTAAATAAAGCCTTCCTCAACTTTATGGAAGGTAAAGTAGGCCGGGCTTATGAAATATTCTGA
- a CDS encoding NADH-quinone oxidoreductase subunit N, whose translation MFPSQLNSALEQITRSLSGFIPEAGLVLLFLLLIVTDIVFSKKAFIPFLVLTLAGLLIVGYTVFLQWPYNENPAMLFLQMLRLDGMAVFVKILLILSAVFTVLLTLNSRYQKEAQYGRTGIFFSLLIAMLLGLCLMVMSVNLLMLYLAIELVSICSYVLATFSNAKKGAEAGLKYLLFGAMSSGIMLYGMSLLYGLTGNLSWYEPGFSTALQDLPLLPVLLSLTLILCGLLFKISAVPFHIWTPDIYEATPTPIVAFFSVAPKAAAFVVLLRFFVANPSLSIGTISLTHLLAAITLITLLVGNFSALWQNQVKRLLAFSSIAHAGFILIGIVSANTAGWQAVLFYLTVYLFMNFGVFLLIDELQKQTGSEMVQDYKGIGLTTPFLGIAFLLVMIALTGLPPTAGFTAKVFVFSALWQAWQSSKNSWLLTLFVIGLFNIVVALFYYLRIPFFMFFRQASEPISINLGMYNRWLVIFILIPLLLFFFKADWLMNMIASIQFK comes from the coding sequence TTGTTTCCCAGTCAACTGAACAGTGCACTTGAGCAAATCACCAGGAGTTTATCCGGATTTATTCCTGAGGCAGGACTGGTTTTGTTATTTCTATTGTTGATTGTAACTGATATTGTTTTTTCCAAAAAAGCATTCATCCCGTTTCTAGTACTTACCCTGGCTGGTTTACTGATCGTGGGATATACGGTTTTTCTACAATGGCCTTATAATGAAAATCCGGCTATGCTTTTCCTGCAAATGCTCCGGCTGGATGGAATGGCTGTATTTGTTAAGATACTTCTAATTCTCTCTGCAGTTTTTACCGTACTTCTCACGCTGAACAGCCGTTATCAGAAAGAAGCCCAATATGGCAGAACCGGCATTTTTTTCTCATTATTAATAGCAATGTTACTGGGCTTATGTCTGATGGTGATGTCTGTCAACCTGCTGATGTTGTATCTGGCGATTGAACTGGTTTCAATCTGCTCTTATGTTTTAGCTACATTCAGTAATGCCAAAAAAGGAGCAGAAGCCGGGTTGAAATATTTATTGTTCGGTGCGATGAGTTCAGGCATTATGCTATATGGCATGTCGTTGCTGTATGGATTGACCGGAAACTTGTCCTGGTATGAACCTGGATTTTCAACTGCATTACAAGATTTACCTTTATTGCCAGTATTACTTTCCCTTACACTCATACTATGTGGTTTGTTATTTAAAATCAGTGCAGTGCCTTTTCATATTTGGACACCAGATATCTATGAGGCAACGCCTACGCCTATTGTAGCCTTTTTCTCTGTGGCTCCTAAAGCCGCTGCATTTGTTGTACTGCTTCGCTTTTTTGTGGCTAATCCTTCGCTTTCCATAGGAACAATCAGTTTAACCCATTTGCTGGCTGCTATTACCTTAATTACCCTACTGGTTGGAAATTTTTCCGCCTTGTGGCAAAACCAGGTAAAGCGCCTGCTGGCTTTTTCTTCCATTGCCCATGCTGGCTTTATTCTCATTGGCATTGTAAGTGCAAACACAGCAGGCTGGCAGGCAGTACTGTTTTACCTGACAGTGTATCTGTTTATGAACTTTGGCGTATTTCTATTAATTGATGAGCTTCAAAAACAAACAGGATCGGAAATGGTTCAGGATTACAAAGGGATAGGCTTAACAACTCCATTTCTGGGTATTGCCTTTCTACTGGTAATGATTGCGCTTACCGGACTGCCACCTACTGCCGGTTTTACTGCCAAAGTATTTGTGTTTTCTGCCCTCTGGCAAGCCTGGCAAAGTAGTAAAAACAGCTGGCTGCTGACTTTATTTGTAATCGGCTTATTTAATATAGTGGTGGCCTTGTTCTATTACCTACGGATTCCTTTTTTCATGTTTTTCAGGCAGGCAAGTGAACCCATTTCTATAAATTTGGGTATGTATAATAGATGGCTTGTCATATTCATTTTAATTCCGTTATTGCTGTTTTTCTTTAAAGCAGACTGGCTGATGAATATGATTGCAAGCATACAGTTTAAATAA
- a CDS encoding LutB/LldF family L-lactate oxidation iron-sulfur protein, with protein MKTSELFQTAAEKKTFDLKHRNTINFNMSKYHTAVKLGLGQYTDHELARSRASYIKTQAIENLDKYLLQFEENFKKRGGKVIWAETKEEAIKEILAIFERKNARMVVKSKSMTTEEIHLNEHLEQNGIEAVETDLGEYIVQLAGQKPYHIVTPAMHMSKEDISELFFQKLKTARTDNPQELTMIARRLLREKYVTADIGISGANFIIADTGAIAITENEGNARLSTTFPKTHIAIVGIEKVIPSLQDLDLFWPLLATSGTGQQVTVYSTILSGPRQPGETDGPEEMYLVLLDNGRTNLLNEPDKRQALNCIRCGACLNACPVYRNIGGHTYESTYSGPIGSVITPHLEGMSEFKHLSYASSLCGACSSVCPVRIDIHNLLLLNRRQSVVEGLSDKAEKLGFKMWERGMKSRRLMNLAGAGLKNMALKVLFKDTWGRRRLTPVLPPRSFNQLWKEKRNK; from the coding sequence ATGAAAACTTCTGAACTTTTCCAGACTGCCGCAGAGAAAAAAACTTTTGATCTCAAGCACCGCAATACCATCAACTTTAATATGTCTAAGTACCATACAGCGGTAAAGTTGGGCTTAGGGCAGTATACGGATCATGAACTGGCCAGAAGCCGGGCATCTTATATTAAAACCCAGGCTATCGAAAACTTAGATAAATATCTGTTGCAGTTTGAAGAAAACTTCAAAAAACGGGGCGGAAAAGTAATATGGGCTGAAACCAAAGAAGAAGCGATAAAAGAAATACTTGCCATATTCGAACGAAAAAATGCCAGGATGGTAGTCAAGTCAAAATCTATGACTACGGAAGAAATCCATCTGAACGAACACCTGGAGCAGAATGGTATAGAAGCAGTTGAAACCGACCTGGGAGAATATATTGTACAGCTTGCCGGACAAAAGCCGTATCATATCGTAACACCGGCCATGCATATGTCAAAAGAGGACATCTCAGAGCTATTTTTTCAGAAGCTCAAGACTGCCCGCACCGACAATCCACAGGAACTCACCATGATTGCCCGCAGGCTATTGCGTGAGAAATATGTAACGGCTGATATAGGAATCAGCGGTGCCAATTTTATTATTGCAGATACAGGGGCAATTGCTATTACAGAGAATGAAGGAAATGCCAGGTTATCAACCACTTTTCCCAAAACACACATTGCCATTGTAGGCATTGAAAAAGTAATTCCCAGCTTACAAGACCTGGATCTATTCTGGCCATTGCTGGCTACCAGTGGTACTGGTCAACAGGTGACAGTGTATAGCACGATTCTTTCCGGCCCCAGACAACCCGGAGAAACAGATGGCCCGGAAGAGATGTATTTGGTGTTACTGGATAACGGCAGAACAAACTTATTAAATGAACCTGATAAACGCCAGGCCTTGAATTGTATCCGGTGTGGCGCCTGTTTAAATGCATGTCCAGTATACCGCAATATTGGTGGACATACCTATGAATCTACCTATAGTGGTCCTATTGGTTCCGTAATTACCCCTCATTTGGAGGGAATGAGCGAATTTAAACATTTAAGTTATGCCAGTTCCTTATGTGGGGCTTGCAGTTCGGTTTGCCCGGTACGAATAGACATTCACAATTTACTACTGCTCAACAGACGGCAAAGTGTTGTAGAAGGCTTATCAGATAAAGCTGAGAAATTAGGCTTTAAGATGTGGGAAAGAGGAATGAAAAGTAGAAGATTGATGAATTTAGCTGGAGCAGGTTTGAAGAATATGGCTTTGAAGGTTCTTTTTAAAGATACCTGGGGAAGACGGCGATTAACACCAGTCTTACCCCCAAGATCCTTCAACCAGCTATGGAAAGAAAAACGTAATAAATAA
- a CDS encoding toxin-antitoxin system YwqK family antitoxin, producing the protein MACKPALIIFLILYTITTSIQAQQIKKSIILHDGYDDDNNLVRNHTVIHYLYTSKRLIAGYVTLDQLVEYANRDHFNNFSASIRRDTLLYFHGILEKGKKNGTFLDLPQDNVFYVYSYQNDKHNGEFVGYYHSGQVYCKGNYKQGKQVGEYRQYYANGKPSLYRAFADGVENLLYQEYYYQNGQVESKGSLYNGKKVNEWHYFAYQGNLLRTEYYNKGRLVRTK; encoded by the coding sequence ATGGCTTGCAAACCTGCCTTAATCATCTTTCTGATATTGTATACTATTACTACAAGTATTCAGGCGCAGCAAATTAAAAAAAGCATCATTCTCCATGATGGCTACGATGATGATAATAATCTGGTTAGAAACCACACCGTTATACATTATCTCTATACCAGTAAAAGACTGATCGCTGGCTATGTTACCCTCGACCAGCTTGTGGAATATGCCAATAGAGACCATTTTAATAATTTCTCTGCCAGCATTCGTAGAGATACCTTATTGTACTTCCATGGTATTCTGGAAAAAGGTAAAAAGAATGGCACCTTCCTGGACCTTCCCCAGGACAATGTGTTTTATGTGTATAGCTACCAGAATGATAAACACAATGGCGAGTTTGTTGGCTACTACCATAGTGGACAGGTATATTGTAAAGGAAATTATAAACAGGGTAAACAGGTTGGGGAATACCGTCAGTATTATGCAAATGGCAAACCTTCCTTGTATAGAGCATTCGCTGATGGTGTAGAGAATCTGTTGTATCAGGAATATTATTATCAAAATGGTCAGGTTGAGTCTAAAGGTTCACTGTATAACGGTAAAAAAGTAAATGAGTGGCATTATTTCGCTTATCAGGGGAACTTGCTTCGTACAGAGTACTATAATAAGGGCAGACTGGTAAGAACAAAATAG
- a CDS encoding GntP family permease, translating to MLIITVLVSLAIIIYAIIKFDIHPFLALFVGAIGYGLLAGMPGELILKSIEEGFGAVLGRIGLVILLGVIIGTFLEKTGGAFVIAQRVLSFIGEKSVMLAMMITGWILSIPVFGDSAFIMMNPINKSLSFKGKLPYAATTVALTLGISSTHSLVPPTPGPIAAAGILGADLAMVILWGMLVSALALVPCFYFVKYYVARFELAPRYNENEIVVTAKKYPSLGKSFLPIVLPLILIVFASIASYPTKPFGEGWLAATLLFIGNPVMALLAGAFVSFLLPEKFDRQLLSSSGWIGDSLLVAAPVILITGAGGVFGKMLQNSGIADLVSTNLSNANLGLLLPFLMSLALKTAQGSSTVAIITTASVIAPLLSTLGLDTDLMKVLTVLSIGAGGIAISHANDSFFWAMTQLTGMNIKLGNQTHSLGTLILACSAFVVIYVIALFG from the coding sequence ATGCTCATTATTACGGTTCTAGTCTCTCTGGCCATTATTATCTATGCTATTATTAAGTTTGACATTCACCCTTTTCTTGCCCTTTTTGTAGGAGCAATTGGATATGGTTTATTAGCGGGCATGCCCGGTGAATTGATCTTAAAATCCATTGAAGAAGGTTTTGGCGCAGTATTGGGTAGAATTGGATTGGTGATTTTGCTGGGGGTGATTATTGGCACTTTTCTCGAAAAAACGGGAGGTGCCTTTGTAATTGCGCAAAGAGTTCTATCGTTTATCGGAGAAAAGTCGGTGATGCTGGCCATGATGATTACCGGCTGGATTCTGTCTATTCCGGTATTTGGCGACAGTGCCTTTATCATGATGAACCCCATCAACAAGTCATTGTCTTTTAAAGGAAAATTGCCTTATGCTGCTACCACCGTTGCCCTTACGCTTGGTATATCTTCTACCCACTCGCTTGTTCCGCCTACGCCTGGCCCTATTGCTGCCGCAGGTATCCTGGGAGCCGATTTAGCCATGGTTATTTTATGGGGAATGCTGGTGAGTGCCCTGGCATTAGTGCCTTGTTTTTATTTTGTAAAATACTATGTAGCCAGATTTGAACTGGCTCCCCGCTATAATGAAAATGAAATAGTTGTAACTGCAAAAAAATATCCTTCTCTGGGAAAATCTTTTTTACCTATTGTGCTGCCTCTCATCCTGATTGTGTTTGCTTCCATTGCCAGTTATCCTACAAAGCCTTTTGGTGAGGGATGGCTGGCAGCTACCCTGTTGTTTATCGGAAATCCGGTAATGGCCTTACTGGCCGGAGCATTTGTGTCGTTTCTATTGCCTGAAAAATTTGACCGCCAGTTACTTTCTTCCTCGGGATGGATCGGTGATTCCTTACTGGTGGCAGCTCCGGTGATTTTAATTACTGGCGCAGGAGGCGTATTTGGAAAAATGCTCCAGAATTCAGGTATCGCCGATCTGGTGAGTACAAATCTAAGTAATGCGAACCTGGGATTGCTCTTACCCTTTTTGATGTCGCTTGCCTTAAAAACAGCACAAGGTTCTTCTACTGTTGCCATCATTACCACTGCTTCTGTGATTGCACCGCTGCTGTCAACCCTTGGCTTAGATACTGATCTGATGAAAGTGTTGACTGTATTGTCTATTGGTGCTGGTGGAATTGCCATTTCTCACGCCAACGATAGTTTTTTCTGGGCCATGACCCAGCTTACCGGTATGAATATCAAACTGGGCAACCAGACGCACAGTTTGGGAACGCTGATTCTGGCTTGCTCGGCCTTTGTAGTAATTTATGTAATTGCTCTGTTTGGGTAA
- a CDS encoding DUF4920 domain-containing protein gives MKKASILVVLLGLFTSITLLAQTTTQEQAFGKAFSANNPVPFQVIPDKLAGKDSLLLQTAGTVKEVCQAKGCWLKVDIGKGQEMLVKFKDYGFFVPKDIVGKQVILNGKAFQKTLTVAQLRHYAEDAGKSEKEIAKITQPQSSLQFEADGVLIREK, from the coding sequence ATGAAAAAAGCTTCTATACTTGTCGTTTTATTAGGGTTATTCACTTCTATCACCCTATTGGCCCAAACTACTACGCAGGAACAAGCATTTGGTAAAGCATTTTCAGCTAATAATCCCGTTCCTTTTCAGGTAATACCCGATAAACTCGCTGGTAAAGATTCTCTGCTGTTACAAACAGCCGGAACGGTGAAGGAAGTATGTCAGGCGAAAGGCTGCTGGCTGAAAGTAGATATTGGCAAAGGCCAGGAAATGCTGGTGAAGTTTAAAGATTATGGCTTTTTCGTTCCCAAAGATATTGTGGGCAAGCAAGTAATACTGAATGGAAAAGCCTTTCAGAAAACACTTACAGTAGCCCAGTTGCGTCATTATGCGGAGGATGCTGGAAAATCAGAAAAAGAGATTGCCAAAATTACTCAGCCACAGTCCTCCCTACAATTTGAAGCTGATGGTGTACTTATTAGAGAAAAATAA
- a CDS encoding M28 family peptidase, with protein sequence MKKTIMLLLLTGSGFAGLCQQSSKAVEYAATITAGDLSKHLHIIASDSLQGRETGEKGQKMAANYIAGEFFDYGLQPVVTNSDNAKSYYQPFELVRRSWGEVFVETAKGKKEFLKDFFFLGDVTIQEAIQTEVVFVGYGIETDKYSDYNDIDVAGKTVLIWSGEPKDKKGNSLVSGTSTESEWAASYQKKAALARQKGASYVIVVTKDQDALDKTLNNYRNSFMHPTLGFPDAKKLNTGTMFVSPSTAADILNVSPDKLKKQQKRISRRKKPSINPASITIKAERKEAMVGTENVLGLVEGTDKKDEIIVVTAHYDHEGIKDGKIYNGADDDGSGTVAVIELAQAFTQAKIEGNGPRRSMLFMTVTAEEKGLLGSDYYTRNPVFPLQNTVANLNIDMIGRVDKEHEGNPDYIYVIGSDKLSSELHKINEDANASHTRLKLDYTYNDPNDPNRFYYRSDHYNFAKNRIPVVFYFNGVHEDYHQPGDDVEKINFQKMEKITRLVFHTAWELANRDQRIVVDSNKQ encoded by the coding sequence ATGAAAAAAACAATCATGCTGTTGCTGCTAACAGGCTCAGGCTTTGCCGGTTTGTGCCAGCAGTCTTCTAAAGCGGTAGAATATGCAGCTACCATTACTGCCGGAGATCTATCTAAACATTTGCACATTATTGCCTCAGATAGCTTACAAGGCCGGGAAACCGGTGAAAAAGGGCAGAAAATGGCAGCAAACTATATAGCCGGCGAATTTTTTGACTATGGGTTGCAGCCGGTTGTCACCAATTCAGATAATGCTAAAAGCTATTACCAGCCATTTGAACTTGTCCGCAGAAGCTGGGGAGAGGTATTTGTAGAAACGGCCAAAGGCAAAAAAGAATTTCTTAAAGATTTCTTTTTCCTAGGCGATGTTACCATTCAAGAAGCTATTCAGACTGAAGTGGTTTTTGTGGGATATGGCATTGAAACCGACAAGTATTCTGATTATAATGATATTGATGTAGCAGGCAAAACGGTGCTGATCTGGAGTGGCGAACCCAAAGATAAAAAAGGAAACAGCCTGGTAAGCGGCACTTCCACAGAATCTGAATGGGCAGCCAGTTACCAGAAAAAAGCAGCGCTCGCCAGACAAAAAGGAGCTAGTTATGTGATTGTAGTTACTAAAGATCAGGATGCCCTGGATAAAACGCTCAATAACTACCGCAATTCTTTTATGCACCCTACGTTAGGCTTTCCGGATGCAAAGAAACTAAATACAGGCACTATGTTCGTTTCACCGTCAACAGCTGCTGATATACTAAACGTAAGCCCGGATAAGCTTAAAAAACAGCAGAAACGCATCAGTCGCCGGAAAAAACCATCCATCAATCCTGCTTCAATTACGATCAAAGCTGAACGGAAAGAGGCAATGGTAGGCACCGAAAATGTACTGGGACTTGTAGAAGGAACAGATAAAAAAGATGAGATTATTGTAGTGACGGCTCATTATGACCATGAAGGAATAAAAGACGGCAAAATTTATAATGGTGCAGATGATGATGGTTCAGGTACTGTGGCTGTGATCGAACTGGCACAAGCCTTTACCCAGGCCAAAATTGAAGGAAATGGGCCCCGGAGGAGCATGTTGTTTATGACAGTTACTGCTGAAGAAAAAGGCTTGTTGGGTTCAGATTATTATACCAGAAATCCGGTTTTTCCACTTCAAAACACTGTAGCCAACCTTAATATTGATATGATTGGCCGGGTAGATAAAGAGCATGAAGGCAATCCAGATTATATATATGTAATTGGCTCAGATAAACTATCAAGTGAATTACACAAGATTAATGAGGATGCCAATGCTTCACACACCAGGTTAAAGCTCGATTATACTTATAATGATCCCAACGATCCCAATAGATTCTATTACCGTTCCGATCATTATAATTTCGCAAAGAACCGGATACCAGTAGTTTTCTACTTCAATGGGGTACACGAAGATTATCACCAGCCAGGCGATGACGTAGAAAAGATTAATTTTCAAAAAATGGAAAAAATCACCCGGCTTGTGTTTCATACGGCCTGGGAGCTAGCCAACCGTGACCAAAGAATTGTGGTTGACAGCAACAAACAATAA